A genome region from Conger conger chromosome 16, fConCon1.1, whole genome shotgun sequence includes the following:
- the LOC133114558 gene encoding elongin-B-like: MDVFLMIRRLKTTIFTDAKESTTVYELKRIVEGILKRAPDEQRLYKDDQLLEDSKTLGDCGFTSQTARPQAPATVGLAFRINEDAFEQLRVEPFSSPPELPDVMKPQDSGSTANEQAVQ; encoded by the exons ATG GACGTATTTCTTATGATCCGGCGTCTCAAGACGACTATCTTTACGGATGCCAAGGAGTCGACCACTGTCTATGAGTTGAAACGCATTGTGGAGGGCATCCTTAAGAGGGCGCCAGACGAGCAGAGGCTTTACAAG GATGACCAGTTGCTTGAGGACAGTAAGACGCTTGGAGACTGTGGCTTCACCAGCCAGACGGCCCGGCCCCAGGCCCCGGCCACCGTGGGACTGGCCTTCCGCATTAACG AGGACGCATTCGAGCAGCTGCGTGTGGAGCCCTTCTCCAGCCCTCCGGAGCTCCCCGACGTCATGAAGCCCCAGGACTCCGGCAGCACAGCTAACGAGCAGGCTGTGCAGTGA
- the LOC133113901 gene encoding putative nuclease HARBI1 yields MLNAACVASAARAVLEMVQFDWEPLSDGELDQRLDRAVEEILEAELIEKARAIVGPTYVLQSEQTAPFGQAETLTHSQQLERPLPQGSQQSQPPSNAEEDNGTVKYVTELLQNSDSSYSRSRLTGRARLSLPHTVLLSLTLLCTRQSYRSVSSRFRVEKGNIHRVFFSFCQRVNALSPQQIRWPTGQEAVPNLDFLSGTESLENPAIPKVFGILGSTRIPIRLPIGKQQMEGGALEVKRMKKEVHPDSWLNLELVCDGQGKFLHCRISKGSDTDRASSLRDTLKQNPQMLPEGSCLVARTGYPLSAQILTPYATQSSPREDLYNRTLEAHLDVFDQAVAELKARFQRLMYLDMGNFQRAHAVVLTACILHNVFLQMGDRDSVSDRTQKEERENEGEGEEEEEGVRKREDIADLLYREMEAGRLKCA; encoded by the exons ATGTTAAATGCCGCGTGCGTGGCGTCCGCGGCCCGGGCGGTGCTGGAAATGGTCCAGTTCGACTGGGAGCCGCTGTCTGACGGGGAGCTGGACCAGCGCCTGGACCGTGCCGTGGAGGAGATTCTGGAAGCTGAGCTAATCGAGAAAGCAAGAGCCATTGTTGGGCCAACGTATGTGCTTCAATCGGAGCAAACGGCACCGTTTGGGCAAGCGgagactctgacacactcacagcagCTTGAGCGCCCACTCCCACAGGGGTCTCAGCAGTCACAACCGCCAAGCAATGCAGAGGAAGACAACGGCACAGTCAAG TATGTCACAGAGCTCCTCCAGAACTCAGACTCCAGCTACAGCCGGAGCAGGCTGACGGGCAGGGCTCGTCTGTCCCTCCCCCACACGGTGCTCCTGTCGCTCACCCTCCTCTGCACGAGGCAGAGCTACCGGTCCGTCTCCAGCCGCTTCCGCGTGGAGAAAGGGAACATCCACCGtgtcttcttctccttctgccAACGCGTCAACGCTCTGTCCCCGCAGCAGATCCGCTGGCCCACCG GCCAAGAGGCAGTGCCAAACCTGGACTTCCTGTCTGGAACGGAGAGTTTAGAGAACCCTGCAATCCCCAAGGTGTTTGGAATTCTGGGAAGTACTCGCATTCCTATCCGTCTCCCAATCGGGAAGCAGCAGATGGAGGGCGGGGCGCTGGAagtgaaaagaatgaaaaaggaAGTCCATCCCGACTCCTGGCTCAACCTCGAGCTGGTGTGTGATGGCCAGGGAAAGTTTCTGCACTGCAGGATCAGCAAGGGCTCTGACACCGACAGAGCCAGCTCTCTGAGGGACACACTCAAGCAGAACCCCCAAATGCTACCAGAAGGCTCCTGCTTGGTGGCCAGGACAGGGTACCCCCTCTCTGCCCAAATACTGACCCCATACGCCACACAGTCCTCTCCCAGGGAGGATCTGTACAATCGGACCCTGGAAGCCCATTTGGACGTCTTTGATCAGGCAGTGGCCGAGCTCAAAGCTCGCTTCCAGCGGCTGATGTACTTGGACATGGGGAATTTTCAAAGGGCGCATGCAGTGGTGCTGACCGCCTGCATTCTGCACAATGTATTCCTGCAgatgggagacagagacagcgtcTCCGACAGGACTCAGAAGGAGGAACGAGAGAatgagggggaaggagaggaggaggaggagggtgtgcGAAAGAGGGAGGACATTGCAGATTTGCTGTACAGAGAGATGGAGGCTGGCAGACTTAAATGTGCTTAG
- the si:dkey-66i24.7 gene encoding uncharacterized protein si:dkey-66i24.7 translates to MASTETTARGSAEKSNDNPKVASYLDPEKSKGAEFVWTLQATWQLVRTRLAMDSEFDQPVCKKKKLWETVADRVTANLRSAGNEDVTVKAYECDLKWRNMLATYRKNAERAKRLGSQSVHWEFFQTMHNVLGKSREDLAAQKKLNGSKLSRALPAKKFTPILPTPTLPSAPYSSRPPQDVLQLYLELQERKMNLWAQQKALEERKIDAINNLARAISNLAEENHSQLANESSG, encoded by the exons ATGGCAAGCACTGAAACAACAGCACGAGGGAGCGCTGAAAAGAGCAATGATAATCCAAAGGTGGCTTCATATTTGGATCCCGAAAAGTCAAAAGGAG CAGAATTCGTCTGGACTCTGCAAGCCACCTGGCAGTTGGTCCGCACTCGATTGGCTATGGACTCCGAATTTGACCAGCCAGTCTGTAAGAAGAAGAAACTCTGGGAGACAGTGGCTGACAGGGTGACGGCTAACCTCAGGTCCGCCGGGAATGAAGACGTTACCGTCAAGGCCTACGAATGCGATTTAAAATGGAGAAACATGCTGGCGACTTACAGGAAGAACGCAGAGAGAGCCAAGAGGCTGGGGTCTCAAAGCGTACACTGGGAGTTTTTCCAGACCATGCACAACGTTCTGGGGAAAAGCCGAGAGGACCTAGCAGCACAGAAGAAATTGAACGGAAGTAAACTGAGCAGGGCTTTACCGGCTAAAAAATTCACCCCAATCCTTCCGACGCCGACTTTACCTTCTGCCCCCTATTCGTCTCGGCCTCCACAGGACGTGTTACAATTGTACCTGGAGCTGCAAGAGAGGAAGATGAATCTCTGGGCACAGCAAAAAGCTTTAGAGGAGAGGAAGATCGACGCTATCAATAACCTGGCTAGAGCCATCTCTAACCTGGCTGAAGAGAACCACTCCCAGTTAGCAAACGAGAGCAGTGGATAG